The Kitasatospora setae KM-6054 genome contains a region encoding:
- a CDS encoding RHS repeat domain-containing protein, with translation MSPGGAGRARPWSPFRTRIAVLSALAIAASVLAPTAATAAGSSDRIWSPPGTALPKTKAVGGKAAGKPTQVTPKYQVPSDWAPADGTPADSGASASPSAAARGLAAPMAQPAAAPAGSPGGDGTYTATSLAPSSAWAAGNASGSFTYNYPVEVPAPLAGAAPQVVLGYDSASVDGRTSSTNAQASWIGDGWDYSPGFIERSYQVCDKHGIDNSFDRCWAGDNATLQLGGHSGELVRDDANGSWHLKDDDGTRVEFLTGAANGDDNGEYVKVTDNDGTAYYFGLNHLPGGDRTDPATNSAWTVPVYAPAAGNPCYDSAKGAGSWCNQAWRWNLDYTVDTHGNLTTYNYAAETNYYNRGGAQNGGTGTLTGYTRGGTLTSIAYGQRLADQVAAKGTAKAAATVRFDTAPEGRCSTAGGFTCSGASISTAGAAHWPDVPYDQNCAATGTCTTYSPTFWSNARLASITTRVLSGGSYRNVDTYALSHSFPDPGDGTKPAMWLSGIQRTGKDGTAITLPATTFTPVMLPNRVDGTSLVPAPAPFNRPRVQMVTTETGGQTNIDYNLPSCSRLQGVMPSAADNNTTSCYNVKWYPRGSSADSQPVDDWFNRYTVRSITENDPVTGAPQKVAAYAYGPAAWHRDDSALTDSKTRTWDSFRGFASVTTTTGDGNDGPKTQTRTTYLQGMNGDLRADGSTRGVTVTDSLGESVTDDDWLQGRVLESAVHTQAGGSVTAYTVTRLTDPVITATRARGSGLPALVARYGATRSAITTKSLKADGTWRTTAEVATTDPANGNRPVRQDKTADGQAELCVRTSYATGSDPMVRNLVSEKLTVRGDCSTAPSSGNTLAGSRTLYDGKPYGQAGGAGDATGEQVLDRFDAAGTAQYVTMSVTGYDGYGRVTSTTDPNSTDAQHPAGATTTTAYSAANAGELPDSVAVTSPAPASATGWTSTTTLSPARGLPLATTDQNGRTTTSAYDALGRITAVWLPGQPTTSPANQTFAYAVNGTGAPSSVTTSTLNDNSQYTRVQVEIYDGLGRVRQVQSTPTVSAYQGRLITDTYFDSHGWAAKTNAAWYNDAAAPGTALYTAADAVIPAQTRTVFDGQGRPTASAFYSLNQEQWRTTTSYPGADRTDVTPPQGGTPTSTVTDAKGRTVQTWQYRTPTATGRESDADVTTVGYDDAGNTVSHTDAGGKNTWSYGYDLRGRQTSVNDPDAGKSTYTYTAGNQVRTVTDARGITTSRDYDLIGRQTGLYEGADTTDPSKQLAAWTFDTVAGGKGRPSSATRYVGGAAGDAYSTQVYGYDNAYRPTGTTWSVPGREVGQTAPFTYTSRSAYNTVTGSLKSTLTPAVADRAAETISYTYDVNGAMLKFGTSSTVYDMGTNYDAYGRPVRTTVNPWGTQIVSTVNYDEATGRVVSHFVDKQTSATGAVQQSTLTYDASGKVTSVKDVADNAPAGTDLQCFGYDYLGRLTTAWSDTGTTTTKPQPAVPGQGACTNASPTSGAVAPAGTTVGGPAAYWQSYTYDTTGNRTALVKHDTGGNGAADVTVTQSFPAAGSTNTPTGTPVPGSGSGGPHALLGSTATGAGNPGPTSYRYDAAGNTTSITTAAGTSDLAWNAEGKLSTLTGAAGSTGYVYDANGNLLVRHSPGRTTLFLGSDELGYDTAGKTLSDVRSYPLPNGLTAVRSGTAMVFQVADRHGTNGLAIDATTLAETRRATDPFGNPRGTQPTGWTGTRGFVGGTADAATGLTTLGAREYQPATGRFVSTDPVLDPDDPQQWNGYAYGDNNPVNLSDPTGLRPDGQYGGFSSLMPDGLTETWAPDNNGGWNWSRKYALGAPGKGVTQWVTQTVNFNNKKPSADRTTFVNQKFRPNATWSSVLHVGAELSGVNDLRDCSKGSVSSCGWAAMSIVPFGKVGKAVKIAEEGAEAARAAHAAEDANHVVPKKGKEVVKGAENVARDMLDPESMRGATWDEALELAKGDGWILEDAPRATGGGFILRKGNPFILIEKGDKGARSLDHQGPYIKYQFGSKAVRIPLQGNPALKQ, from the coding sequence TTGTCACCAGGGGGGGCCGGGCGCGCACGCCCGTGGTCCCCGTTCAGAACGAGAATCGCGGTCCTGAGCGCGCTCGCGATCGCGGCGTCGGTCCTGGCGCCGACGGCCGCTACCGCGGCGGGGAGCAGCGACCGGATCTGGTCGCCGCCCGGCACCGCGCTGCCCAAGACCAAGGCGGTCGGGGGCAAGGCCGCGGGCAAGCCGACCCAGGTCACCCCCAAGTACCAGGTCCCGTCGGACTGGGCTCCGGCGGACGGCACCCCGGCGGACTCCGGCGCCTCGGCGAGCCCGTCGGCCGCGGCCCGCGGCCTCGCGGCCCCCATGGCCCAGCCGGCGGCCGCCCCGGCGGGCAGCCCGGGCGGTGACGGCACGTACACCGCCACCAGCCTCGCCCCCAGCTCGGCCTGGGCGGCGGGCAACGCCAGCGGCTCCTTCACCTACAACTACCCGGTGGAGGTCCCGGCTCCCCTCGCGGGCGCCGCTCCGCAGGTCGTCCTCGGCTACGACTCCGCCTCCGTCGACGGCCGGACCTCGTCGACCAACGCCCAGGCGTCCTGGATCGGCGACGGCTGGGACTACAGCCCCGGCTTCATCGAGCGCTCCTACCAGGTCTGCGACAAGCACGGCATCGACAACTCCTTCGACCGCTGCTGGGCCGGCGACAACGCCACCCTGCAACTCGGCGGACACTCCGGCGAGTTGGTCCGGGACGACGCCAACGGCAGCTGGCACCTGAAGGACGACGACGGCACCCGGGTCGAGTTCCTCACCGGCGCCGCCAACGGCGACGACAACGGCGAGTACGTCAAGGTCACCGACAACGACGGCACCGCCTACTACTTCGGCCTCAACCACCTGCCCGGCGGCGACCGGACCGACCCGGCCACCAACTCGGCCTGGACCGTCCCGGTCTACGCCCCCGCCGCCGGGAACCCCTGCTACGACTCCGCCAAGGGCGCCGGTTCCTGGTGCAACCAGGCCTGGCGCTGGAACCTCGACTACACCGTCGACACCCACGGAAATCTGACGACGTACAACTACGCCGCCGAGACCAACTACTACAACCGCGGCGGCGCCCAGAACGGCGGCACCGGCACACTCACCGGGTACACCCGCGGCGGCACCCTGACCTCGATCGCCTACGGCCAGCGCCTGGCCGACCAGGTCGCCGCGAAGGGCACCGCCAAGGCCGCCGCCACCGTGCGGTTCGACACCGCCCCCGAGGGGCGCTGCTCCACCGCGGGCGGCTTCACCTGCTCCGGGGCCTCGATCTCCACCGCCGGTGCCGCGCACTGGCCGGACGTCCCGTACGACCAGAACTGCGCCGCCACCGGAACCTGCACCACCTACAGCCCGACCTTCTGGAGCAACGCCCGGCTGGCGTCGATCACCACCCGGGTGCTGTCCGGCGGCTCCTACCGGAACGTCGACACCTACGCGCTGAGCCACTCCTTCCCCGACCCGGGCGACGGCACCAAGCCGGCCATGTGGCTCTCCGGCATCCAGCGCACCGGCAAGGACGGCACCGCCATCACCCTGCCGGCCACCACCTTCACTCCGGTGATGCTGCCCAACCGGGTCGACGGCACCAGCCTCGTCCCCGCGCCCGCGCCGTTCAACCGGCCGCGCGTCCAGATGGTCACCACCGAGACCGGCGGCCAGACCAACATCGACTACAACCTGCCGAGCTGCTCCCGCCTCCAGGGCGTGATGCCGTCCGCCGCCGACAACAACACCACCAGCTGCTACAACGTCAAGTGGTACCCCCGCGGCTCGTCGGCCGACAGCCAGCCGGTGGACGACTGGTTCAACCGGTACACCGTCAGGTCGATCACCGAGAACGACCCCGTCACGGGCGCCCCGCAGAAGGTCGCCGCCTACGCCTACGGCCCCGCCGCCTGGCACCGCGACGACTCGGCGCTGACCGACTCCAAGACCCGTACCTGGGACTCCTTCCGCGGCTTCGCCTCCGTCACCACCACCACCGGTGACGGCAACGACGGCCCGAAGACCCAGACCCGCACCACCTACCTCCAGGGCATGAACGGCGACCTGCGCGCCGACGGCAGCACCCGCGGCGTGACCGTCACCGACTCGCTCGGCGAGAGCGTCACCGACGACGACTGGCTGCAGGGCAGGGTCCTGGAGAGCGCCGTCCACACCCAGGCCGGCGGCAGCGTCACCGCCTACACCGTCACCCGGCTGACCGACCCGGTGATCACCGCGACCCGCGCCCGCGGCTCGGGCCTGCCCGCCCTGGTCGCCCGCTACGGCGCCACCAGGAGCGCCATCACCACCAAGTCCCTGAAGGCCGACGGCACCTGGCGGACCACCGCCGAGGTGGCGACGACCGATCCGGCGAACGGCAACCGTCCGGTCCGGCAGGACAAGACCGCCGACGGACAGGCGGAACTGTGCGTCCGCACCAGTTACGCGACCGGCTCCGACCCGATGGTCCGCAACCTGGTCAGCGAGAAGCTGACCGTCAGGGGGGACTGCTCCACGGCCCCCTCCAGCGGCAACACGCTCGCCGGATCACGCACCCTCTACGACGGCAAGCCGTACGGCCAGGCCGGCGGCGCCGGCGACGCCACCGGCGAGCAGGTCCTCGACCGCTTCGACGCCGCGGGCACCGCCCAGTACGTCACCATGTCCGTGACCGGGTACGACGGCTACGGCCGGGTGACGTCCACCACCGACCCGAACTCCACCGACGCCCAGCACCCGGCCGGCGCGACGACCACCACCGCCTACAGCGCCGCCAACGCCGGCGAGCTGCCCGACTCCGTGGCGGTCACCTCGCCGGCTCCGGCCTCCGCCACCGGCTGGACCTCCACCACCACGCTCTCGCCCGCGCGCGGCCTGCCGCTCGCCACGACCGACCAGAACGGGAGGACCACCACCAGCGCCTACGACGCACTCGGCCGGATCACCGCCGTCTGGCTGCCCGGCCAGCCCACCACCTCCCCGGCGAACCAGACCTTCGCCTACGCGGTCAACGGCACCGGTGCCCCGAGCAGCGTCACCACCTCGACCCTCAACGACAACAGCCAGTACACCCGGGTCCAGGTCGAGATCTATGACGGCCTCGGCCGGGTCCGGCAGGTCCAGAGCACACCGACCGTCTCGGCCTACCAGGGACGGCTGATCACCGACACCTACTTCGACTCTCACGGCTGGGCGGCGAAGACCAACGCCGCCTGGTACAACGACGCGGCCGCCCCCGGCACCGCGCTCTACACCGCCGCGGACGCGGTGATCCCCGCGCAGACCCGCACCGTCTTCGACGGCCAGGGCCGGCCCACCGCCTCGGCCTTCTACTCCCTGAACCAGGAGCAGTGGCGGACCACCACCTCCTACCCCGGTGCCGACCGCACCGACGTCACCCCGCCCCAGGGCGGGACCCCGACCTCCACCGTCACCGACGCCAAGGGCCGGACCGTCCAGACCTGGCAGTACCGCACGCCCACCGCCACCGGCAGGGAATCCGACGCCGACGTCACCACCGTCGGCTACGACGACGCCGGCAACACCGTCTCGCACACCGACGCCGGCGGGAAGAACACCTGGTCCTACGGCTACGACCTGCGCGGCCGCCAGACCTCGGTGAACGACCCGGACGCCGGAAAGAGCACCTACACCTACACCGCCGGCAACCAGGTCAGAACCGTCACCGACGCCCGCGGCATCACGACGAGTCGCGACTACGACCTGATCGGCCGCCAGACCGGCCTGTACGAAGGCGCCGACACCACCGATCCGTCGAAGCAGCTCGCCGCCTGGACCTTCGACACCGTCGCCGGCGGCAAGGGCAGGCCCTCCTCCGCCACCCGTTACGTGGGCGGGGCCGCGGGCGACGCCTACAGCACCCAGGTCTACGGCTACGACAACGCCTACCGGCCCACCGGCACGACGTGGTCGGTGCCGGGCAGGGAGGTCGGCCAGACCGCCCCGTTCACCTACACCAGCCGGTCCGCCTACAACACGGTCACGGGCTCCCTCAAGAGCACCCTGACCCCCGCGGTCGCCGACCGGGCCGCCGAGACCATCAGCTACACGTACGACGTCAACGGCGCGATGCTGAAGTTCGGCACCTCGTCGACGGTCTACGACATGGGCACCAACTACGACGCCTACGGTCGGCCGGTCCGCACCACGGTGAACCCGTGGGGCACCCAGATCGTCTCCACCGTCAACTACGACGAGGCAACCGGGCGAGTCGTCTCCCACTTCGTCGACAAGCAGACCTCGGCCACCGGCGCCGTGCAGCAGAGCACGCTGACCTACGACGCCTCCGGGAAGGTCACGTCCGTCAAGGACGTCGCGGACAACGCTCCCGCGGGCACCGACCTGCAGTGCTTCGGGTACGACTACCTGGGACGCCTGACCACCGCCTGGAGCGACACCGGCACCACCACCACCAAGCCGCAGCCCGCCGTCCCCGGCCAGGGCGCGTGCACGAACGCCTCGCCCACCTCGGGCGCGGTCGCCCCGGCCGGAACCACGGTCGGCGGCCCCGCCGCCTACTGGCAGAGTTACACCTACGACACCACCGGCAACCGCACGGCACTGGTCAAGCACGACACCGGCGGCAACGGCGCGGCCGACGTCACCGTCACCCAGAGCTTCCCCGCCGCCGGCAGCACCAACACCCCCACCGGCACCCCGGTGCCCGGCAGCGGCAGCGGAGGCCCGCACGCCCTGCTCGGAAGCACCGCGACCGGTGCCGGCAACCCGGGCCCGACCAGCTACCGCTACGACGCCGCCGGCAACACCACCTCGATCACCACCGCCGCCGGCACCAGCGATCTCGCGTGGAACGCCGAGGGCAAGCTGAGCACGCTCACCGGCGCGGCCGGCAGCACCGGCTACGTCTACGACGCCAACGGCAACCTGCTGGTCCGGCACAGCCCCGGGAGGACCACCCTCTTCCTGGGCAGTGACGAACTCGGCTACGACACGGCGGGCAAGACGCTCTCCGACGTCCGCAGCTACCCGCTGCCCAACGGGCTGACCGCCGTGCGCTCCGGCACCGCCATGGTCTTCCAGGTCGCCGACCGGCACGGCACCAACGGGCTGGCCATCGACGCCACCACCCTCGCCGAGACCCGCCGGGCCACCGACCCGTTCGGCAACCCGCGCGGGACCCAGCCCACCGGCTGGACCGGCACCCGGGGCTTCGTCGGCGGCACCGCCGACGCGGCCACCGGCCTCACCACGCTCGGCGCCCGCGAGTACCAACCGGCCACCGGACGCTTCGTCAGCACCGACCCGGTCCTGGACCCGGACGACCCCCAGCAGTGGAACGGCTACGCGTACGGCGACAACAACCCCGTCAACCTCAGTGACCCCACCGGTCTGCGGCCCGACGGCCAATACGGCGGTTTCAGCAGCCTCATGCCCGACGGCCTCACCGAGACCTGGGCGCCCGACAACAACGGCGGCTGGAACTGGAGCCGCAAGTACGCTCTCGGTGCCCCCGGCAAGGGCGTGACGCAGTGGGTCACCCAGACCGTCAACTTCAACAACAAGAAGCCCTCCGCGGACCGCACGACCTTCGTGAACCAGAAGTTCCGGCCCAACGCCACGTGGTCGAGCGTCCTGCACGTCGGGGCGGAGCTCAGTGGCGTGAACGACCTGCGCGACTGCTCCAAGGGAAGCGTCAGCAGTTGCGGCTGGGCCGCCATGTCCATCGTCCCGTTCGGCAAGGTCGGCAAGGCGGTCAAGATCGCGGAGGAGGGCGCGGAAGCCGCCCGTGCCGCCCACGCGGCGGAGGACGCCAACCACGTCGTCCCGAAGAAGGGCAAGGAGGTCGTCAAGGGTGCGGAGAACGTCGCCCGCGACATGCTGGATCCCGAATCGATGCGCGGCGCGACCTGGGACGAGGCGCTGGAACTCGCCAAGGGCGACGGCTGGATCCTGGAGGACGCCCCGCGGGCGACCGGAGGCGGTTTCATCCTCCGGAAGGGGAACCCCTTCATCCTGATCGAGAAGGGCGACAAGGGCGCCCGCAGCCTCGACCACCAGGGTCCCTACATCAAGTACCAGTTCGGCTCGAAGGCCGTCCGCATTCCCCTCCAGGGAAATCCCGCCCTCAAGCAGTAG